The Vidua macroura isolate BioBank_ID:100142 chromosome 29, ASM2450914v1, whole genome shotgun sequence genome segment ttccctgcaataatttcaattttttagcCGATTTCCCCCcaagatttccatccttttcctctcttttttggGGTTCACCCCACAGCCAAACCTGTAGTTTTTAGGTTTTGACCTTTTTGGccgattttttccccccaaaatttccatttttccccctctctttttctgaggaaatcccttccctgcaataaattcaattttttagCCGATTTCCCCCCAAGATTTCcattcttttcctctcttttttggGGTTCACCCCACAGCCAAACCTGTAGTTTTTAGTTTTTGACCTTTTTGGccgatttttttcccccaaaatttccatttttccccctctctttttctgaggaaatcccttccctgcaataaattcacttttttaGCCGATTTCCCCCCAAGATTGccatccttttcctctcttttttggGGTTCTCCCCATAGCCACACCTCTAGTTTTTAGTTTTTGACCTTTTTGGCcgatttttcccccaaaatttccatttttcccctctctttttctgAGGAAACCCCTTCCCTTcaataaattcactttttagccgatttccccccaaaatttccgtccttttcctctcttttttggGGTTCACCCCACAGCCAAACCTGTAGTTTTTTAGTTTTTGACCTTTTTGGCcaatttttcctcccaaaatttccatttttccccctctctttttctgaggaaatcccttccctgcaataaattcaattttttagccgatttccccccaaaatttccatccttttcctctcttttttggGGTTCACCCCACAGCAAAACCTGTAGTTTTTTAGTTTTTGACCTTTTTGGccgatttttttcccccaaaatttccatttttccccctctctttttctgaggaaatcccttccctgcaataaattcactttttagccgatttccccccaaaatttccatccttttcctctcttttttggGGTTCACCCCACAGCCAAACCTGTAGTTTTTAGTTTTTGACCTTTTTGGCcgatttttccccccaaaatttccatttttccccctctcttttttctgaGGAAACCCCTTCCCTgcaataaattcaattttttagccgatttcccccaaaatttccatccttttcctctcttttttggGGTTCTCCCCATAGCCACACCTCTAGTTTTTAGTTTTTGACCTTTTTGGccgattttttcccccaaaatttccattttcccccctctctttttCTGAGGAAACCCCTTCCCTgcaataaattcaatttttagccgatttccccccaaaatttccatccttttcctctcttttttggGGTTCACCCCACAGCCAAACCTGTAGTTTTTTAGTTTTTGACCTTTTTGGccaatttttccccccaaaatttccatttttccccctctctttttctgAGGAAACCCCTTCCCTgcaataaattcaattttttagCCGATTTCCCCCcaagatttccatccttttcctctcttttttggGGTTCACCCCACAGCCAAACCTGTAGTTTTTAGTTTTTGACCTTTTTGGccgatttttttcccccaaaatttccattttccccctctctttttctgAGGAAACCCCTTCCCTgcaataaattcaattttttagCCGATTTCCCCCcaagatttccatccttttcctctcttttttggGGTTCACCCCACAGCAAAACCTGTAGTTTTTAGTTTTTGACCTTTTTGGCcgatttttccccaaaacctctgcctttccctctcgTTTTTGGAGGCTCAGAGACCTCACGTTTGTTAATTCAccttttttgctcttttcccccaaattttctgcttttccctctttttttcgACAACACCCCGCTCCAAACCCGCAGTGATTCCCCTTTTCAGCCgcttttcaccccaaaatttccgtctttccttctcttttttggAGGCAATTCCTCGCCTGGGATTGATTCGCCTTTTTGGCcgcttttcccccaaaatttctgcttttccctcttttttttaatgacaagaACAACTCTGAACCCGGCCGAGgccgctcctcctcctcctcttcctccccaaatgtcccaaaatgaccccaaaacgtccccaaatgtcccaaaatgCCCTCAAATGGCCCCAAAACGTCCCCCAAACATCCCGAACGTGCCCAAAATggccccaaatgaccccaaaatggccccaagtgaccccaaaatggccccaaatgaccccaaaacgtccccaaatgtcccaacATGCCCTCAAATGACCCCAAAACGTCCCCCAAAcatccccaaatgtccccaaaatggccccaaatgaccccaaaatggccccaagtgaccccaaaacgtacccaaatgtcccaaaatgCCCTCAAATGGCCCCAAAACGTCACCTGAACATGCCCAAAATggccccaaatgaccccaaaatggccccaagtgaccccaaaatgtccccaaatgtccaaCATGCCCTCAAATGGCCCCAAAACGTCCCCCAAACATCCCCAAATGTACCCAAAATggccccaaatgaccccaaaatggccccaagtgaccccaaaatggccccaaatgaccccaaaatggCCTCAAACGGCCTCAGATGTCCCCAAACGTCCTAAAAATATCCCCAAAGTGTCGccaagtgtccccaaatgtccccaaaagtCCTCAAAATGCGCTCCAAACGTCCTAAAAACGTCCCCAAACGTCCtaaaaatgtccccaaatgtcctaAAAACGTCCCCAAATGTCCTAGAAATGTCCCCAGTTGTCCTAAAAATGTCCCCAGTTGTCCCCACACCCCCTCTGGTGACATTTGtctgtcccagagctgctctccgGGCAGGCTGGGCGGCTCcgtgctgctgtcacctccaACAGATGTCCCCAAATGCCCCAAAAGTCCCCAAAcgccccaaaatgtccccaaacatcccaaaatgtccccaaaacaGTCCCCAAAcgccccaaaatgtccccaaacaccccaaaatgtccccaaacgTCCCCAAAACAGTCCCCAAATGCCCCAAACGTCCCCAAAACGGTCCCCAGAAGTCCCAAacgtccccaaatgtccccagaaTGTCCCCAAATGCTCTCAGGTGCCGTTTCtgtgtcccagagctgctctttggCCAGTCCTGGGCAGGTGAACGGCGTGCTGGGCGGCTCCGTGCTGCTGTGAGCCCTGACAAAATATCCTTAAAATGTCCCTAAACATCCCCAAACGTCCCCAAAACGTCCCCAAACGTCCCCAAAcgtccccaaaatgtccccagatgtccctAACTGCCCCCGGGCGCCGTCTGtgtgtcccagagctgctgttcgGGCAGGCCTGGGCAGGCTGAGCAGTTCCGTGTTGCTGTCACCTCTGacaaaacatccccaaaacgtccccaaatgtccccaaaacatccccaaatGTCCCTAAAACGTCCCCAGATGTCCCTAACTGCCCCCGGGCGCCGTTTGTGTGCCGCAGAGCTGCTGTTCGGGCAggcccgcgccgcgccgcgccagGTGAACGGCGTGCTGGGCGGCTCGGTGCTGCTGTCACCCCTGACAAAAcgtccccaaaatgtccccaaaacgTCCCCAGATGTCTCCAAAAcgtccccaaaatgtccccaaaacgTCCCCAGATGTCCCTAACTGGCCCCAGGCGCCATTTGTGTGTCgcagagctgctgtttgggcaggctgggcagctcggtgctgctgtcacctccaACAAAACGTCCCCAAATGTCCACAgatgtccccaaaatgtccaCAAACATCCCCAAAACGTCCCCAGATGTCCCAGATGTCCCTAACTGCCCCCGGGCGCCATTTCTGTGCCGCAGAGCTGCTGTTCGGGCAggcccgcgccgcgccgcgccagGTGAACGGCGTGCTGGGCGGCTCGGTGCTGCTGTCACCCCTGACAAAACGTCCCCAAAACGtcccaaaacatccccaaacatccccagatgtccccaatgtccctaACTGCCCCCGGGCGCCGTTTCTGTGCCgcagagctgctgctcgggcaggcccgcgccgcgccgcgccagGTGAACGGCGTGCTGGGCGGCTCggtgctgctgtcacctccaacaaaacatccccaaaatgtccccaaaacgtccccaaatgtccccaaaacgTCCCCAAATGTCCCTAAAATGTCCACGAATGtctccaaatgtccccaaatgctCCTGGGAGCCATTTCtgtgtcccagagctgctctttggCCAGTCCTGGGCAGGTGAACGGCGTGCTGGGCGGCTCCgtgctgctgtcacctctgATAAAacgtccccaaatgtccccaaaacgTCCCCAAAACGTCCCCAAACGTCCCCAGATGTCCCTAACTGCTCTCGGGTGCCATTTCtgtgccccagagctgctctttggCCAATCCTGGGCAGGTGAACGGCGTGCTGGGCGGTTCGGTGCTGCTGTCACCCCTGACAAAAcatccccaaatgtccccaaatgtccccaaaaagTCCCCAAAACGTCCCCAAAACATCCCCAGATGTCCCTAACTGGCCCCAGGCGCCGtttgtgtgctgcagagctgctgttcgGGCAGTCCTGGGCAGGCTGGGCGGCTCGGTGCTGCTGTCACCCCTGACAAAACGTCCCCAAAACGTCCCCAAACGTCCCCAGAACGTCCCCAGATGTCCCTAACTGCCCTCGGGTGCTGTTTCTGTGCCgcagagctgctgctcgggcaggcccgcgccgcgccgcgccagGTGAACGGCGTGCTGGGCGGCTCGGTGCTGCTGTCATCCCCGACAAAAcgtccccaaaatgtccccaaaacgtccccaaatgtccccaaaacgTCCCCAAATGTCCCTAAAATGTCCACGAATGtctccaaatgtccccaaatgctCCTGGGAGCCATTTCtgtgccccagagctgctctttggCCAGTCCTGGGCAGGTGAACGGCGCGCTGGGCGGCTCCGTGCTGCTGTCAGCCCCaacaaaacatccccaaaacgtccccaaatgtccccaaaacgtccccaaatgtccccaaaacgtccccaaaacatccccaaatgtccccaaacgTCCCCAGATGTCCCTAAATGCTCTCGGGTGCCATTTCTGTGCCCCAAAGCTGCTCTTCGGGCAGGCTGGGCAGGTGAACGGCGTGCTGGGCGGCTCCgtgctgctgtcacctctgATAAAAcgtccccaaaatgtccccaaacgTCCCCAAacgtccccaaatgtccccagatgtccctAACTGCCCCCGGGCGCCGTTTGTGTGCCGCAGAGCTGCTGTTCGGGCAggcccgcgccgcgccgcgccagGTGAACGGCGTGCTGGGCGGCTCGGTGCTGCTGGCGCCGGCGCTGCCGCCCAACCAGACGGTGAAGGAGATCGAGTGGAGCTTCTCGGCGGGCACCGGCGCCACCATCCAGGTGGCCGAGGTGGGCCCGGGCGGCTTCGAGCGGCCGGACCCGCGCGACCGCTTCGGCCGGCGCCTGGAGCTGGTGAACGGCACGGCGCTGCGCCTCCGCGAGCTGCAGCGCGGCGACAGCGGCGTCTTCGGCGCCCGCATCAAGCTGCAGCCCGCCCTGGTGGACGACCAGGCCTTCAACCTGTCCGTCTACGGTGAGCGGGCCTTGGTGTTTTAATTAATTAGTTCATTAGTTCGTTATTCATTTGGGTacgttggggtttttttttttgggcggggaaactgaggcacggagcACAAATGGGGGTTTTTAGCCGGCGCTGGTGGGTGAGCAGGCCTCCAACCTGTCCGTCTGCGGTGGGTGGGGCTTGATTCATGaacttaattaattaattagcgAATTAACCACGTAGTTAAGGCGCGTTTaggatggggaaactgaggcacggatCCCAAATTCCCTTCACTGGAGCCCCAGGGAAGGCTCCCGGTGCCACCTGGGTGCCCCTCCCggtggcagaggcagagcctcggggggattttgggggattttggggtgattttggtgTGATTTTGGGTGACTTTGGGTGATTCGGGGTGATTTTGGGGcaattttttgtgattttggcTGATTTCGGGTGATTTTGGTGTGATTTTGGTTGATTTTGGCTGATTCTGGTATATTTTGGCTGATTCTGGCTGATTTTTGAGTGATTTtggctgattttggggtggttttggctGATTTGGGGGTATTTTGGCTgatttttgctgattttgggtgattttggtCTGATTTTGGTTGATTTTGACTGCTTTtgtgtgattttggggtgattttgggtgattttggaTGATTTTAGCTGATTTTGGATGATTTTGGCTGACTTGGGGCTGATTTTGGCTGGTTTGGGCTGATTTTTGGACTGATTTTGGCTgatttttgctgattttggggtgattttgggcaGATTTTGACTGATTTTGGCTgatttttgctgattttgggCCGATTTTGGCTGACTTGGGGCTGGTTTTTGCTGATTTTGGGTGATTTTAGCTGATTTTGGAtgattttgggctgattttggctgattttgggctgattttgggctgattttggcTGATTTGGGCTTATTTGGGCTGATTTGGGGCTgatttttgctgattttggctGACTTGGGGCTGATTTTTGCTGATTTGGGCTGatttttgggctgattttgcctgattttgggctgattttaTGTGATTTTGGCTGACTTGGGGCGATTTTGGCTGatttttgggctgattttgcCTGATTTGGGCTGATTTGGGCTGGTTTTTTACTGATTTGGGCTGATTTTGGCTgattttttgcttatttttgcttatttttgctgatttggggctgatttgggctgattttgggctgattttggcTGATTTGGGCTGGTTTTTTACTGATTTGGGCTGATTTTGGCTgattttttgcttattttggcTGATTTGGGCTGATTTTGGCTGATTTGGGGCTGATTGGGGCTGATTTTTGCTGATTTGGGCTGATTTGGGGTATTCTGGTGCCGTCCCGTGCCCTCCCGGCGGCAGAGGCCGTGCCCAGCCCGCGGACGCGCAGCCAGCTGCTGGCCAGCACCCTGGACTGGTGCAACCTGAcgctgcagtgccagggcagcgGCCGCGGCGCCGTCAACGTCACCTGGCGGCGCGACAGCCTCGCCTGGGCCGagccgggccccgggcggcaCCAGCTGTCCCCGGACGGCACCACCCTGCGCGTGGCACTGCCACCCGCCGCCACCAACGTCACCTACGCCTGCACCGTCAGCAACCCCGCCGACCACAAGGTCGCCCTGTTCCACCTGcagagcctgtgccagggcGGAGGTGAGCGCCGGGCACGGGCCGGGGGCACGGCTGGGGGCAcggctggggacatggggacactgccggGGGTGGCACGGCTGCGGTGGCacggctggggacacggggacactgccaggggtggCACGGCTGGGGTGGCTCAGCTGAGGTGACACAGTCGAGGTGGCACAGTCAGGCTGGCACGGCTGAGATGACACGGCCAGGGTGACACAGCCAGGGTGACACAGTCAGGTGGCACAGCCGGGTGGCACCGCTGGAGTGACACAGCCAGGGTGGCACAGCCggggtggcacagccagggtggCACAGTCAGGGTGGCACAGTCAGGGTGGCACAGTTGGGGTGACGCAGCCGGGGTGGCACAGTCGGGGTGACACAGCCAGGGTGACACAGCCGGGGTGGCACAGCCggggtggcacagccagggtggCACGGCCAGGGTGGCACGGCCGGGGTGGCACAGTCGGGGTGACAGAGccagggtggcacagccagggtggcacagccagggtggCACAGCCGGGGTGGCACGGCCGGGGTGGCACGGCGTGTCCCTCGCGGGCAGGGGGACACTCGGCCTTCTCCACCTCGGGCTACGTGGTGCTCTCGCTGATCCTGGTGGCCGTGAGCCTGGGCGGCGCCTTCTGGTGCTGGAGGGTGAACAGCGAGAAGGCGGCCGAGGCAGGTGGGCACAGccagatcccagatccctgctccctgttccCAGTTCCCTGTTcccaatccccaaatccctgctcccaaatcccagatccctgttcccaaatcccagctcccagatcccagatcTCTGTTCCCAATCCctgttcccaaatcccagctcccagatcccagatccctgTTCCCAATCCCTGTTCCCAATCCctgttcccaaatcccagctcccagatcccagatccctgTTCCCAATTCCCTGTTCCCAGTTCCCAATTCCCCAGTCCCCAATTCCCAGCTCCCAATTccaattcccagctcccagttcccagtcccagctcccagttcccaatTCCAAGttcccaattcccagttccAGTTCCCAAATCCTCAATTCCAGTTCCCAAATCctcaattcccagttcccaatcccCAGTTCCCATCTCCCAGttcccaattcccagctcccaatccccaattcccagttcccaatcccccattcccaatccccagCTCCCAACACCCAgttcccaatccccaatccccaattcccaattcccaactCCCAACTCCCagttcccaattcccaattcccaattcccaattcccagctcccagtcccCAGTTCCCAATTCCCAGTTTCCAATCTCCAATCCACAGTTCCCAGCTCCCAATTCCAGTTCCCCGTCCCCAATCCCAATTCCCCAGttcccaattcccagctcccagttcccagtccccaattcccagttcccccaattcccagttcccaattcccaattcccagctccCAATTCCCCAGTTCCtggttttcccatttttctcctcttcccattttcctgctttcccatttcccatccccccTTATTTCccactttccctcttttccaattttcccatttccccagttttctcattttcccacTCACCTCCATTTTCTTGTTGTCCTGTTTCcccatttctccattttttccccatttcccccggggtttttcccaatttccccccccctttttccagttttttttccatttcccccgtttttccccattttcccccatttctccccatttccccccggggtttatttcccattttccctggattttttccttttcccatttctccccatttctccccatttcccccattttttccccattttccctgtttttttttcgcattttttcatctttttttccccccgttttccctggggtttttttccattttcccaaattttccccatttcccttttttttc includes the following:
- the LOC128820308 gene encoding SLAM family member 5-like; the protein is MERELPRAKSRLPSLLLALLGLGPGLLQEARFEAENEVLEILAGNSTQSLLERCSELLFGQARAAPRQVNGVLGGSVLLAPALPPNQTVKEIEWSFSAGTGATIQVAEVGPGGFERPDPRDRFGRRLELVNGTALRLRELQRGDSGVFGARIKLQPALVDDQAFNLSVYEAVPSPRTRSQLLASTLDWCNLTLQCQGSGRGAVNVTWRRDSLAWAEPGPGRHQLSPDGTTLRVALPPAATNVTYACTVSNPADHKVALFHLQSLCQGGGGHSAFSTSGYVVLSLILVAVSLGGAFWCWRVNSEKAAEAGGRHAPPAPPEESPGEPQYSDIVCRSPPEGNDQGPSPPEAPQEPSEPQKSEPAAPKASPGGGEQKAPEEAEEVT